One Dehalococcoidia bacterium genomic window carries:
- the trpA gene encoding tryptophan synthase subunit alpha yields MGRIEGCFRRLREGGELGLIAYLTVGYPTLEATLRLVPAVLAGGAHMVELGIPFSDPLADGATIQRATQVALAQGIRPRTCLEVVRRLRAQGVEAPLVLMTYFNPLLALGVEPFLRQAREAGADGIIVVDLPWEEGEEVRQACQALGLDLIALVAPTTDDQRLARIGREAQGFIYCVSVTGVTGARDELPPDLPQLLKRVRAHTPLPIAVGFGISKRKHLEAVRPLADAVVIGSAIIERLEGAEPEEAVERVRSYVEVVTGRRAQGPPDG; encoded by the coding sequence ATGGGGCGCATCGAAGGGTGTTTCCGCCGCTTGCGCGAAGGCGGGGAGCTGGGGCTCATCGCCTATCTCACGGTGGGCTATCCCACGCTGGAGGCCACCTTGCGCCTGGTGCCGGCCGTGCTGGCAGGGGGGGCCCACATGGTGGAGCTGGGCATCCCCTTCTCCGATCCCTTAGCCGACGGGGCCACCATCCAAAGGGCCACCCAGGTGGCCCTAGCCCAGGGCATCCGGCCCCGCACCTGCCTGGAGGTGGTCCGACGCTTGCGCGCGCAAGGGGTGGAAGCCCCCCTGGTGCTCATGACCTACTTCAACCCCCTACTGGCCCTGGGGGTAGAGCCCTTCCTACGCCAGGCGCGGGAGGCGGGGGCCGATGGCATCATCGTAGTGGACCTGCCCTGGGAGGAAGGGGAGGAGGTGCGACAGGCCTGCCAGGCCCTAGGCCTGGACCTCATAGCCCTAGTAGCCCCCACCACCGACGACCAGAGGCTGGCCCGCATAGGGCGGGAGGCCCAGGGGTTCATATACTGCGTCAGCGTCACGGGCGTGACAGGGGCCCGCGACGAGCTCCCGCCGGACTTGCCCCAGCTCCTCAAGAGGGTGCGGGCCCACACCCCATTGCCTATAGCCGTAGGATTTGGTATATCTAAACGCAAACACCTCGAGGCGGTGCGCCCTCTAGCCGATGCCGTGGTCATCGGCAGCGCCATCATAGAGAGGCTAGAAGGGGCGGAGCCTGAGGAAGCAGTGGAGAGGGTCAGGAGCTATGTGGAGGTGGTCACCGGCCGTCGGGCCCAGGGCCCCCCAGATGGCTAG
- a CDS encoding mechanosensitive ion channel family protein has product MPLLLTWQQVREYLLSDGLRIAVIVIAALVADWALHRVVPPLIRAGVRKGLADKTPEEVEQRTHTLARLFTGSGRAVLALTALLLVLPLVGINIAPLLAGAGVAGLALGIAAQSLVRDVINGFFILLENQYSKGDVVRIAGVTGLVEDVGLRRTILRDMDGTVHFIPHAEVRVVSNLTKEFSRVNIDVVISYKEDLERVFRIIDRVGQELATDPRFQGMIISPPRALRVEELAPSGVVIKVLGETEPMKQWEVAGELRRRLKEAFHAAGIEVPHS; this is encoded by the coding sequence ATGCCCCTTCTGCTCACTTGGCAACAGGTGCGGGAGTACCTGCTGAGCGATGGGCTCCGCATCGCCGTTATCGTGATAGCCGCCCTGGTGGCTGACTGGGCCTTACACCGGGTAGTCCCCCCGCTCATCCGGGCGGGAGTGCGGAAGGGGCTGGCCGATAAGACGCCAGAGGAGGTAGAGCAGCGCACCCATACCCTGGCTCGCCTCTTTACCGGCAGTGGCCGAGCGGTGCTGGCCCTCACTGCCTTATTGCTCGTCCTGCCCCTGGTGGGCATCAACATCGCCCCCCTGCTGGCGGGGGCGGGGGTGGCGGGCCTGGCCCTGGGAATCGCTGCCCAGAGCCTGGTGCGCGATGTCATCAACGGCTTCTTCATCCTGCTGGAGAACCAGTACAGCAAGGGGGACGTGGTGCGCATCGCCGGCGTCACCGGCCTGGTGGAGGACGTGGGGCTGCGCCGCACCATCCTGCGGGACATGGACGGCACGGTCCATTTCATCCCCCATGCGGAGGTAAGGGTGGTGAGCAACCTCACCAAGGAGTTTTCCCGTGTCAACATCGATGTGGTCATTTCCTATAAGGAGGACCTGGAGAGGGTCTTTCGCATCATCGACAGGGTGGGCCAGGAGCTGGCGACGGACCCTCGGTTCCAGGGCATGATCATCTCGCCCCCCAGGGCCCTGCGGGTGGAGGAGCTGGCCCCTTCGGGTGTCGTCATCAAGGTGTTGGGGGAGACGGAGCCTATGAAGCAGTGGGAGGTGGCCGGGGAGCTGCGCCGCCGCCTCAAGGAGGCCTTCCATGCCGCGGGCATCGAGGTGCCCCACTCGTAG
- a CDS encoding sulfurtransferase TusA family protein translates to MEVQVAKVVDVRGQYCPGPVLRARQEIEELESGQVMEVLATDPAAEPDLQAWAKWAGHQVLAVRKDDGQLRVLIRKGG, encoded by the coding sequence ATGGAGGTGCAGGTAGCGAAGGTGGTGGACGTAAGGGGTCAGTATTGTCCGGGGCCCGTGCTACGGGCACGGCAGGAGATAGAGGAGCTGGAGTCGGGGCAGGTGATGGAGGTGCTGGCCACCGACCCGGCAGCGGAGCCCGACCTGCAGGCCTGGGCCAAGTGGGCTGGCCACCAGGTGTTGGCGGTCCGCAAGGACGATGGGCAGCTGAGGGTCTTGATACGCAAGGGGGGTTAG
- a CDS encoding DsrE family protein: MAERKKIVYLLTSGTDTPERLYAPFVLATTAAAMGQEPIIYAFIKGITAFKKGEAEKIQVGAFPTLKEVMDQARQAGVRFMVCEQSCMLLGLDRGDFIEGAEVVGAATLNDVVLSADAVVSV; this comes from the coding sequence ATGGCCGAGAGGAAGAAGATCGTTTATCTGCTCACCAGTGGGACGGACACACCAGAGCGGCTATATGCGCCCTTCGTGCTGGCCACTACCGCTGCTGCCATGGGGCAGGAGCCCATCATCTACGCCTTCATCAAGGGCATCACCGCCTTTAAGAAGGGGGAGGCGGAGAAGATCCAGGTGGGTGCCTTCCCCACCCTTAAGGAGGTGATGGACCAAGCGCGCCAGGCCGGCGTGCGGTTCATGGTCTGCGAGCAATCGTGCATGCTTTTGGGGCTGGACCGGGGCGACTTCATCGAAGGGGCAGAGGTGGTGGGTGCCGCCACCCTCAACGACGTGGTCCTCTCCGCCGACGCCGTGGTGAGCGTGTAG
- a CDS encoding CPBP family intramembrane glutamic endopeptidase, with product MVVADVERCQGQALWGPREVGLALAALVVMAVALLIPAAIAAALLAQGEELTKDVGAMAALLGANVAVEALILAVPLWWVMGRQGTLADLGWRWPRRGGLWTPLATLVGAYLVLGIYAGALEAAGLERLLPKSSFPKVAFQEPSLAALVGLMALGLAPLAEETFFRGFVFQGLRRRWGLWWSALASGALFGLMHLQVGAMIPFSAIGVVFALAYAYSGSILPSVAAHLAFNSVSFGIMLATV from the coding sequence ATGGTCGTGGCGGATGTAGAGAGGTGCCAGGGGCAGGCCCTTTGGGGCCCGCGGGAGGTGGGGTTGGCCTTAGCCGCCCTGGTGGTGATGGCCGTGGCCCTGCTGATCCCAGCAGCCATCGCTGCTGCCCTCCTGGCCCAAGGGGAGGAGCTGACGAAGGATGTGGGGGCCATGGCGGCGCTGCTGGGGGCTAACGTGGCGGTGGAGGCCCTTATCCTGGCGGTGCCCCTTTGGTGGGTGATGGGGCGGCAGGGCACCTTGGCTGACTTGGGCTGGCGTTGGCCTCGCCGTGGGGGGCTGTGGACGCCTCTGGCCACCTTGGTGGGCGCCTACCTAGTCCTGGGGATCTATGCGGGGGCCCTTGAGGCAGCAGGTCTGGAGAGGCTTCTGCCCAAGTCATCCTTCCCGAAGGTGGCCTTCCAGGAGCCATCCCTGGCAGCCCTGGTGGGGCTGATGGCCCTGGGGCTGGCCCCCTTGGCGGAGGAGACCTTCTTCCGCGGGTTCGTGTTCCAAGGGCTGCGACGTCGCTGGGGCCTATGGTGGTCGGCCCTGGCTTCTGGGGCTCTCTTCGGCCTTATGCATCTGCAGGTGGGGGCCATGATCCCCTTCTCGGCCATTGGGGTGGTGTTCGCCCTGGCCTATGCCTACTCAGGCTCCATCTTGCCCAGCGTGGCTGCCCACTTGGCCTTCAACTCCGTGAGCTTTGGGATCATGCTGGCCACCGTCTGA
- a CDS encoding class I SAM-dependent methyltransferase has product MAVEASQDILRHWDQRYLREASPREPSPLLVENAHLLPTVGRALDVAMGAGRHALFLAARGLEVIGVDISPVAVEMCRREAARRGLPITAICADITTYPIPQEVFDVVLDFYFLERELCPLLEGALRPGGLLFFETFTTVQLTLGWGPRNPHYLLHPGELPSLFPHLEPLLYREGLVHYGPRPRAIASLIARRPS; this is encoded by the coding sequence ATGGCGGTGGAGGCGAGCCAGGACATACTCCGTCATTGGGACCAACGCTACCTCAGGGAAGCCTCCCCTCGGGAGCCATCCCCGCTGTTGGTGGAGAATGCCCACCTCCTGCCGACGGTAGGCCGCGCCCTGGACGTGGCCATGGGGGCCGGGCGCCATGCCCTCTTCTTGGCCGCCCGTGGCCTGGAGGTGATAGGCGTCGACATATCTCCCGTGGCCGTGGAGATGTGCCGCCGGGAGGCTGCACGCCGTGGCCTTCCCATCACGGCCATCTGCGCCGACATCACCACCTACCCCATCCCACAAGAGGTCTTCGATGTTGTCCTGGACTTCTACTTCCTCGAGCGGGAGCTGTGCCCTCTGCTGGAGGGGGCCCTCCGCCCCGGCGGCCTCCTCTTCTTCGAGACCTTCACCACCGTGCAGCTGACTCTGGGATGGGGCCCCCGTAACCCCCACTACCTCCTCCATCCCGGCGAGCTCCCCTCCCTCTTCCCCCACCTGGAGCCCCTCCTCTACCGCGAGGGGCTGGTCCACTATGGCCCCCGTCCCAGGGCCATCGCCAGCCTCATCGCCCGTCGACCAAGTTGA